From the Panthera leo isolate Ple1 chromosome C1, P.leo_Ple1_pat1.1, whole genome shotgun sequence genome, one window contains:
- the PRPF38A gene encoding pre-mRNA-splicing factor 38A isoform X1, whose product MANRTVKDAHSIHGTNPQYLVEKIIRTRIYESKYWKEECFGLTAELVVDKAMELRFVGGVYGGNIKPTPFLCLTLKMLQIQPEKDIIVEFIKNEDFKYVRMLGALYMRLTGTAIDCYKYLEPLYNDYRKIKSQNRNGEFELMHVDEFIDELLHSERVCDIILPRLQKRYVLEEAEQLEPRVSALEEDMDDVESSEEEEEEDEKLERVPSPDHRRRSYRDLDKPRRSPTLRYRRSRSRSPRRRSRSPKRRSHLHSPSPRRERHRSKSPRRHRSRSRDRRHRSRSKSPGHHRSHRHRSHSKSPERSKKSHKKSRRGNE is encoded by the exons ATGGCGAACCGTACGGTGAAGGATGCGCATAGCATCCACGGCACCAATCCTCAGTATTTGGTGGAGAAGATCATTCGGACGCGAATCTACGAGTCTAAGTACTGGAAAGAGGAGTGCTTTGGACTGACGG ctgaaCTTGTAGTCGATAAAGCCATGGAGTTGAGGTTTGTGGGTGGTGTCTATGGTGGCAACATAAAGCCAACTCCCTTTCTGTGTTTGACCTTGAAGATGCTTCAAATTCAACCCGAGAAGGATATCATTGTAGAGTTTATCAAAAATGAAGATTTCAA GTATGTCCGCATGTTGGGAGCACTTTACATGAGGCTGACAGGCACTGCAATTGATTGCTACAAGTACTTAGAGCCTCTGTACAACGACTATCgaaaaatcaagagccagaaccGAAATGGGG AGTTTGAACTGATGCATGTGGATGAGTTTATTGATGAACTGCTGCACAGTGAGAGAGTCTGTGATATCATTCTACCCCGGCTACAG AAACGCTATGTGCTAGAGGAAGCTGAGCAACTGGAGCCTCGGGTTAGTGCTCTAGAAGAGGACATGGATGATGTGGAGTCcagtgaagaggaagaagaggaagatgagaag TTGGAGAGAGTGCCATCACCTGATCATCGCCGGAGAAGCTACCGAGACTTGGACAAGCCCCGTCGTTCTCCCACACTGCGCTACAGGAGGAGTAGAAGCCGGTCTCCCAGAAG GCGGAGTAGGTCTCCTAAAAGGAGGAG TCATctccacagcccctcccctcGCCGAGAAAGGCATCGGAGCAAAAGTCCAAGGCGTCACCGCAGCAGGTCTCGAGATAGAAGGCACAGATCCCGCTCCAAGTCTCCAG GTCATCACCGTAGTCACAGACATAGGAGCCACTCAAAGTCTCCTGAAAG ATCTAAGAAAAGCCACAAGAAGAGCCGGAGAGGGAATGAGTAA
- the PRPF38A gene encoding pre-mRNA-splicing factor 38A isoform X2, with the protein MANRTVKDAHSIHGTNPQYLVEKIIRTRIYESKYWKEECFGLTAELVVDKAMELRFVGGVYGGNIKPTPFLCLTLKMLQIQPEKDIIVEFIKNEDFKYVRMLGALYMRLTGTAIDCYKYLEPLYNDYRKIKSQNRNGEFELMHVDEFIDELLHSERVCDIILPRLQKRYVLEEAEQLEPRVSALEEDMDDVESSEEEEEEDEKLERVPSPDHRRRSYRDLDKPRRSPTLRYRRSRSRSPRRRSRSPKRRSPSPRRERHRSKSPRRHRSRSRDRRHRSRSKSPGHHRSHRHRSHSKSPERSKKSHKKSRRGNE; encoded by the exons ATGGCGAACCGTACGGTGAAGGATGCGCATAGCATCCACGGCACCAATCCTCAGTATTTGGTGGAGAAGATCATTCGGACGCGAATCTACGAGTCTAAGTACTGGAAAGAGGAGTGCTTTGGACTGACGG ctgaaCTTGTAGTCGATAAAGCCATGGAGTTGAGGTTTGTGGGTGGTGTCTATGGTGGCAACATAAAGCCAACTCCCTTTCTGTGTTTGACCTTGAAGATGCTTCAAATTCAACCCGAGAAGGATATCATTGTAGAGTTTATCAAAAATGAAGATTTCAA GTATGTCCGCATGTTGGGAGCACTTTACATGAGGCTGACAGGCACTGCAATTGATTGCTACAAGTACTTAGAGCCTCTGTACAACGACTATCgaaaaatcaagagccagaaccGAAATGGGG AGTTTGAACTGATGCATGTGGATGAGTTTATTGATGAACTGCTGCACAGTGAGAGAGTCTGTGATATCATTCTACCCCGGCTACAG AAACGCTATGTGCTAGAGGAAGCTGAGCAACTGGAGCCTCGGGTTAGTGCTCTAGAAGAGGACATGGATGATGTGGAGTCcagtgaagaggaagaagaggaagatgagaag TTGGAGAGAGTGCCATCACCTGATCATCGCCGGAGAAGCTACCGAGACTTGGACAAGCCCCGTCGTTCTCCCACACTGCGCTACAGGAGGAGTAGAAGCCGGTCTCCCAGAAG GCGGAGTAGGTCTCCTAAAAGGAGGAG cccctcccctcGCCGAGAAAGGCATCGGAGCAAAAGTCCAAGGCGTCACCGCAGCAGGTCTCGAGATAGAAGGCACAGATCCCGCTCCAAGTCTCCAG GTCATCACCGTAGTCACAGACATAGGAGCCACTCAAAGTCTCCTGAAAG ATCTAAGAAAAGCCACAAGAAGAGCCGGAGAGGGAATGAGTAA